One Corallococcus exiguus DNA segment encodes these proteins:
- a CDS encoding M57 family metalloprotease produces MFYTGLYSRLSQGLDLAIGNYNSLGLTFTMARGPTTGCNANITATITSGAGGSSGFPSGGLPYGTINIGTGLQSYSVDVNEHVITHEIGHTIGFRHSDYYNRAISCGGSASNEGTAGVGAILISGTPSTATVGGSIMNSCFRSTETGEWTSSDITALTTIY; encoded by the coding sequence TTGTTTTACACGGGCCTCTACAGCCGCCTGAGCCAGGGCCTCGATCTGGCGATCGGCAACTACAACAGCCTGGGCCTCACCTTCACCATGGCGCGCGGCCCGACCACGGGTTGCAACGCGAACATCACCGCGACCATCACGTCCGGCGCCGGTGGCTCCTCGGGCTTCCCCTCGGGCGGCCTGCCCTACGGCACCATCAACATCGGCACCGGCCTGCAGAGCTACAGCGTTGACGTGAACGAGCACGTCATCACGCACGAGATCGGCCACACGATCGGCTTCCGTCACTCGGACTACTACAACCGCGCCATCAGCTGTGGTGGCTCCGCCTCCAACGAGGGCACCGCGGGCGTGGGCGCCATCCTCATCTCCGGCACGCCGAGCACGGCCACGGTCGGCGGTTCGATCATGAACTCCTGCTTCCGGTCCACCGAGACCGGCGAGTGGACCAGCTCCGACATAACCGCGCTGACCACCATCTACTGA
- a CDS encoding TetR/AcrR family transcriptional regulator → MKPCANSFSALSPETATEKTTGAIAERAGVSRGACQHHFPTRTALVAAAVEHVFHQQIEELARRAKGLPESRRRIEPLLNLLHDVYAGPLFTAATHLWVAAVADEELKAMLLPLETHVGREVHRITVELLGLDERDRDVRDAVRATLDLLRGLALASLLHDDTTRRRKVIAHWARTLEAQLTPKRAPRPAEARREL, encoded by the coding sequence ATGAAGCCCTGCGCGAACTCGTTCTCTGCGCTCTCTCCAGAGACTGCGACGGAAAAGACGACCGGCGCCATCGCCGAGCGGGCGGGGGTGTCACGGGGCGCCTGTCAGCACCACTTCCCGACGCGGACGGCCCTCGTCGCGGCGGCCGTCGAGCACGTCTTCCACCAGCAGATCGAAGAGCTCGCGCGACGCGCGAAGGGACTGCCGGAGAGCCGGCGACGCATCGAGCCCCTGTTGAACCTGCTGCATGACGTCTATGCCGGTCCGCTCTTCACCGCCGCGACGCACCTCTGGGTGGCCGCCGTGGCGGATGAGGAGCTGAAGGCGATGCTGCTGCCGCTCGAGACGCACGTCGGCCGGGAGGTGCACCGGATCACCGTCGAACTGCTCGGCCTCGATGAGCGCGACCGCGACGTCCGCGATGCGGTGCGCGCGACGCTCGACCTTTTGCGCGGTCTGGCGCTCGCGAGCCTGCTCCACGACGATACCACCCGACGCCGCAAGGTGATTGCCCACTGGGCGAGGACCCTCGAAGCGCAGCTCACGCCGAAGCGCGCCCCCCGGCCGGCTGAAGCGCGACGCGAGCTGTAG
- the istB gene encoding IS21-like element helper ATPase IstB gives MAFSLPPIGLPSSSRYENGSVSLIHRAQQHLGLHSTSESLEDLIARATKARWGPTELIEHVADEELKERGRRSLERRLSRSKLGRLKPMADYDWAWPKQIDREAVESALRLDFMQSARNVVIVAPQGLGKTMIAQNIAHQAVLRGHSALFTTASQLLLDLGSQDSSRGLDRRLRHYTTRTGLLVIDEVGYLSYDARNADLLFQVVSRRYEQKSLVLTTNLPFSQWPSIFPNAACATALIDRVIHHADIITIEGQSYRRRTAEQNAAARKAKTKR, from the coding sequence ATGGCATTTTCGCTGCCCCCAATTGGGCTCCCATCATCCAGTCGGTACGAGAACGGGTCGGTCTCCCTCATCCACCGTGCTCAGCAACACCTGGGCCTGCACTCCACCTCCGAGTCCCTCGAAGACCTCATCGCCCGCGCCACCAAGGCCCGCTGGGGCCCCACCGAGTTGATCGAGCACGTCGCCGACGAGGAGCTCAAGGAGCGCGGCCGCCGCAGCCTGGAGCGGCGCCTTTCTCGCAGCAAGCTCGGCCGCCTCAAACCCATGGCCGATTACGACTGGGCCTGGCCCAAGCAGATTGACCGGGAGGCCGTGGAGTCCGCCCTCCGGCTGGACTTCATGCAGAGCGCCCGCAACGTCGTCATTGTCGCGCCCCAGGGGCTGGGCAAGACGATGATTGCCCAGAACATCGCCCACCAGGCCGTCCTGCGCGGCCACTCCGCGCTCTTCACCACCGCCTCGCAGCTGCTGCTGGACCTGGGCAGCCAGGACTCCTCGCGCGGCCTGGACCGGCGCCTGCGCCACTACACCACCCGCACCGGCCTGCTCGTCATCGACGAGGTGGGCTACCTCTCCTACGACGCGAGGAACGCCGACCTGCTCTTCCAGGTCGTCTCCAGAAGGTATGAGCAGAAGTCGCTCGTGCTGACCACCAACCTGCCGTTTTCGCAGTGGCCGAGCATCTTCCCCAATGCCGCGTGCGCCACTGCGCTCATTGACCGCGTCATCCACCACGCCGACATCATCACCATCGAGGGGCAGAGCTACCGCCGCAGGACCGCGGAGCAGAACGCCGCCGCGCGCAAGGCGAAGACGAAGCGCTGA
- a CDS encoding trypsin-like serine peptidase translates to MSLSHWGPLLAGTFFLGLAACGTGVPGEPPGTGLAEVPSVCASVKKPEVRGLSQCGPLREFIPINRYQGEFSDVIQDREDAVVLIDGRCTGTLIEASAGPVVVTAGHCARLGDRALLVFNFEEASDGDPLVTEGSVIEQSLEPDYALIQLDVLPAVRPVLLTTRPTERLAIIQHPRGLPKVIAEGSFVASCDRQLYYSDLDTLVGSSGAGVLNRQGHLLGIHTDGDCDSFGCGTNRGWTLESIVEASSYLQSGDIAER, encoded by the coding sequence ATGTCCCTGTCGCACTGGGGGCCGCTTCTCGCGGGCACCTTCTTCCTGGGCCTCGCGGCCTGTGGAACGGGGGTGCCCGGGGAGCCTCCGGGCACCGGCCTCGCCGAGGTTCCCTCTGTCTGCGCGAGCGTGAAGAAGCCGGAGGTGCGCGGCCTCTCTCAGTGCGGCCCGCTCCGCGAATTCATCCCCATCAACCGCTACCAGGGCGAGTTCTCCGACGTCATCCAGGACCGCGAGGACGCGGTCGTGCTGATTGACGGGCGCTGCACTGGAACCTTGATTGAAGCAAGCGCGGGTCCCGTGGTCGTGACGGCCGGGCACTGTGCCAGGCTGGGCGACCGGGCGCTGCTGGTCTTCAACTTCGAGGAGGCGTCCGACGGCGACCCGCTGGTCACCGAGGGCTCCGTCATCGAGCAGTCGCTCGAACCCGACTATGCGCTCATCCAGTTGGATGTGCTGCCCGCGGTCAGGCCCGTCCTGCTGACGACGCGGCCCACCGAGCGGCTGGCCATCATCCAGCATCCCCGCGGCTTGCCCAAGGTCATCGCTGAAGGCAGCTTCGTGGCTTCATGTGACCGGCAGCTCTACTACTCGGACCTGGACACCCTGGTCGGGAGCTCCGGCGCGGGCGTGCTCAACCGTCAGGGACACCTGCTGGGCATCCACACGGACGGCGATTGCGACTCATTCGGCTGCGGGACCAACCGGGGTTGGACCCTGGAGTCGATTGTCGAAGCGTCCTCGTACCTTCAGAGCGGCGACATCGCCGAACGCTGA